In Raphanus sativus cultivar WK10039 chromosome 5, ASM80110v3, whole genome shotgun sequence, the following proteins share a genomic window:
- the LOC130494967 gene encoding uncharacterized protein LOC130494967 yields MVAFTTLDSRSETKSATGSATGSATASVSGGSCRSDDDTVGDDDDGDFDLGRNYEMLYENWLKQVEANSEFAKEKVKLEAQVAEALKYASEKEEEARLAGAQLAETQKGLKMLNGGTKQLDHLLSIGKSDRCGLGYQGECSTAEGVFVSAGKTEVLSTSAMKPEVKVSAGNATKGKTAVKAVTDVRNASATRTATATATATAPERVSELKSAAQRKWRPVCHHCGVVGHIRPRCFKLPREKNQMKQAYGTYGMKCHGPICYSCGVQGHIRRECFKSIQGANHGGFGLRNTWSRRYDQYGDGGMGFPPYFGGYRSSY; encoded by the coding sequence ATGGTGGCGTTCACAACTTTGGATTCTAGGTCTGAGACAAAATCTGCGACGGGATCTGCTACGGGATCTGCAACAGCGTCTGTGTCAGGAGGTTCATGTAGAAGTGATGATGATACTGTAGGTGATGACGATGATGGAGACTTTGATCTTGGTAGGAATTATGAGATGCTGTATGAGAATTGGCTCAAGCAAGTTGAGGCGAATTCAGAGTTTGCTAAGGAGAAGGTCAAGCTAGAAGCTCAAGTTGCTGAAGCACTTAAGTATGcctcagagaaagaagaagaagcacgacTGGCTGGTGCTCAACTTGCAGAAACTCAGAAGGGTTTGAAGATGCTGAATGGTGGAACGAAGCAGCTAGATCATCTCCTTAGTATTGGAAAGAGTGATCGATGTGGCCTTGGATATCAAGGAGAATGTTCTACAGCTGAAGGTGTTTTTGTGTCAGCAGGGAAAACTGAGGTTTTATCTACGTCTGCTATGAAGCCAGAGGTTAAGGTGTCTGCTGGGAATGCAACAAAGGGAAAGACTGCAGTGAAGGCAGTAACTGATGTGAGGAATGCGAGTGCTACGCGTACTGCTACAGCAACTGCTACGGCGACTGCTCCAGAGAGAGTTTCTGAATTGAAGAGTGCAGCTCAACGAAAGTGGCGGCCTGTTTGTCATCACTGTGGTGTGGTTGGGCACATTAGGCCAAGGTGTTTTAAGTTGCCGAGGGAGAAGAATCAGATGAAGCAAGCTTATGGTACTTATGGTATGAAGTGTCATGGTCCAATATGTTATTCTTGTGGAGTTCAAGGGCATATTCGACGTGAGTGTTTCAAGTCTATTCAAGGAGCTAATCATGGAGGATTTGGGCTCAGGAATACATGGTCTAGGAGATATGATCAGTATGGAGATGGTGGAATGGGATTTCCTCCTTACTTTGGAGGATATAGATcttcatattag
- the LOC108862073 gene encoding rop guanine nucleotide exchange factor 11-like, with protein sequence MEQEQESYKSRLFHFKNMSEHSASRHVKSWSSDCALKMDGSDSFDDDDNDLMFRSQPGNFGSVERPPLPSSGDATPNRSDKIGTPRMVSSESMEAQLQAAMEQMKERFSKLLLGEDMSGGGKGVSSALALSNAITNLAASAFGEQRRLEPMPADRKARWRRELGWLISVADHIVEFAPTQQTNKDGSSMEVMTTRQRTDLLCNIPALKKLDAMLLDCLDKFKDQNEFYYVKKDSPDSSETRNDEKWWLPAVKVPPNGLSEMSRRFLQSQKECVNQVLKAAMAINAQVLSEMEIPESYLESLPKNGRASLGDVIYKMITVEMFDADQFLIEMDLSSEHKILDLKNKIEASIVIWKRKMVQKDTKSPWGSGVSTEKREQFEERAETILLLLKQGFPGISQSSLDISKIQCNRDVGLAILEGYSRVLESLAHTVMSKIEDVLYADQLTQEPTNAPSKNRYLVKETMKEERLSFSEDPATGTLLSDVMQWGNKNNEVKKESYYGDREKPLLSKVTGLMSTNKKSSYLETIGVMRSPTARYS encoded by the exons ATGGAGCAAGAACAAGAGAGTTACAAATCAAGATTGTTTCATTTCAAGAACATGAGCGAACATTCAGCTTCAAGACATGTTAAAAGCTGGAGTTCAGATTGCGCCTTGAAAATGGATGGTTCTGACagttttgatgatgatgataatgaccTGATGTTCAGAAGTCAACCCGGAAATTTTGGCAGCGTTGAACGGCCGCCTTTGCCTTCAAGCGGTGACGCAACGCCCAACCGCAGTGACAAGATTGGTACTCCGAGGATGGTTTCATCTGAATCCATGGAAGCACAATTACAAGCAG CCATGGAGCAAATGAAAGAAAGGTTTTCGAAACTGCTTCTTGGAGAGGATATGTCTGGAGGAGGAAAAGGCGTCTCTTCGGCTTTGGCTTTATCTAATGCTATTACCAATCTAGCAGCATCTGCCTTTGGAGAACAGAGGCGTTTGGAGCCAATGCCGGCTGATAGAAAAGCGCGGTGGAGAAGAGAACTTGGATGGCTTATATCTGTGGCTGATCACATAGTTGAATTTGCTCCAAcccaacaaacaaacaaagatggATCTTCAATGGAAGTCATGACAACGAGACAGAGAACAGATCTTCTCTGCAACATTCCAGCACTTAAGAAACTTGATGCAATGCTCCTT GATTGTCTTGACAAATTCAAGGACCAAAATGAGTTTTATTATGTCAAAAAAGATTCTCCTGATTCTTCTGAGACAAGAAACGATGAGAAATGGTGGTTACCAGCGGTTAAAGTCCCACCTAATGGCCTCTCCGAGATGTCAAGAAGGTTTCTACAGAGCCAAAAGGAATGCGTTAATCAAGTCCTTAAAGCTGCAATGGCAATAAACGCTCAAGTCCTGTCTGAAATGGAGATTCCTGAAAGCTACTTGGAATCACTTCCTAAG AATGGGAGAGCTAGCTTGGGGGATGTGATATACAAAATGATAACAGTAGAGATGTTTGATGCAGATCAGTTCCTAATTGAAATGGATTTATCATCTGAGCACAAGATTCTTGATCTAAAGAACAAAATCGAAGCATCTATTGTGATATGGAAGAGGAAGATGGTGCAGAAAGACACAAAATCTCCTTGGGGCTCAGGAGTGAGTACTGAGAAAAGAGAACAGTTTGAAGAAAGAGCTGAAACAATCTTGCTTCTTTTGAAACAAGGGTTTCCTGGAATCTCTCAGTCCTCCCTCGACATCAGCAAGATTCAATGCAACAGA GATGTAGGACTTGCAATACTGGAGGGTTACTCGAGAGTGCTTGAGAGTTTGGCTCACACGGTGATGTCGAAAATAGAAGACGTGCTTTACGCTGATCAGCTTACTCAAGAACCTACAAATGCACCTTCTAAGAATAGATATCTTGTGAAAGAGACAATGAAGGAGGAAAGACTTAGTTTTTCAGAGGACCCGGCTACAGGGACATTACTTTCTGATGTAATGCAATGGGGTAACAAGAACAATGAAGTGAAGAAAGAAAGCTATTATGGAGATCGAGAGAAACCGTTGTTGTCCAAAGTCACAGGTCTTATGTCAACCAACAAGAAGAGTTCTTATCTCGAAACTATTGGAGTTATGAGGAGTCCAACGGCTAGATACTCCTGA
- the LOC108831889 gene encoding uncharacterized protein LOC108831889 — protein MLEGKAMVEDSDMPVKMQVQAMAIASQALDLFDVNDCKSIAGHIKKEFDESYGSGWQCVVGSNFGCFFTHSKGTFIYFQLETLKFLIFKDSSTP, from the exons ATGTTGGAAGGAAAAGCAATGGTGGAAGATTCAGATATGCCAGTTAAGATGCAGGTTCAAGCCATGGCTATTGCCTCTCAAGCTCTTGATCTCTTTGATGTCAATGACTGTAAATCAATAGCTGGCCACATCAAGAAG gagtttgatgagagctaTGGGAGTGGATGGCAATGTGTAGTGGGATCAAATTTTGGGTGTTTCTTCACACATTCGAAAGGGACATTCATCTATTTTCAATTGGAGACACTTAAGTTCCTAATCTTCAAAGACTCTTCTACTCCttaa
- the LOC108862072 gene encoding jacalin-related lectin 11, with product MALKVEAKGGKGGKEWDDGFDSDGVTKIHVRGGREGIQFIMFEYVKAGKPTVGPIHGVSDRRGLTQTLEIKHMENEHLISVEGYYNESTGVIQSLQFETNMKTSDLIGYDEGTKFSLRVNGNKIIGFHGFAEKNLNSLGAYFIRMPPTKSSMQGGQTTGVGYDDGGDYDGVRKVVVSTDGSAIRHIKFHYDKAGNEDIRERGVTTGTQHEFTINHPSEYITSVEGSYAVTQPYNCIVLTSLTFKTSKGRTSSTIGPVTGTKFVLESKGTAIVGFHGRVGSCVDSIGAYYSQFFSSQETALKVEPKGGKGGVQWNDGSDYEGVTKIHVRGGLEGIQFIKFEYVKCGQTVPGPVHGVSGRGMTQTFDINHLENEYLISVEGYYDESTGVIQSIRFITNKKTSDLMGFNEGTKFSLAANGKKIIGFHGFSDKNLNSLGAYFIRIPSTKSAMEGGQTTGRSYDDGGDFDGVRKVYVTFDGTAIRHIKFDYDKAGQVETRQRGVKEGTEYEFAVDHPREYITSVEGNYAVTQPYGCIVLRSLTFKTSKGRTSPTIGTVTGTKFVHESKGSVIVGFHGRVGSCVDSIGVYYSPFSPPSPPSEKLQGHGGDGGDSWDDGVFKNVKKIYVGQGDVGITCLKFEYENETSEVVVGKVHGKKTLLGYEQFELDYLSEYITSIEGCYDKVLGGESGVITMLRFKTNKRISPPFGLESASSFTIQKEGYKIVGFHGKFSALISQIGVHVVPITE from the exons ATGGCCCTAAAGGTGGAAGCTAAAGGTGGAAAGGGAGGGAAAGAATGGGATGACGGATTCGATTCTGATGGTGTAACAAAGATACATGTACGAGGTGGTCGTGAAGGCATTCAGTTCATCATGTTTGAGTATGTCAAAGCTGGAAAACCAACCGTTGGACCAATCCATGGTGTCTCTGATCGTCGTGGTTTGACACAGACG ctCGAGATTAAGCATATGGAGAACGAACATTTGATATCTGTTGAGGGTTACTACAACGAATCTACCGGTGTGATACAATCGCTTCAGTTTGAAACTAACATGAAGACTTCTGACCTCATCGGGTACGACGAGGGTACCAAGTTTTCACTAAGAGTCAACGGCAACAAAATCATTGGGTTTCATGGATTTGCTGAGAAGAATCTCAACTCTCTTGGAGCATATTTCATCAGAATGCCACCAACCAAGTCATCGATGCAAGGTGGTCAAACTACAGGTGTAGGTTATGACGATGGCGGTGACTATGATGGTGTACGAAAAGTTGTTGTTTCAACGGATGGCAGTGCGATTAGGCATATCAAGTTCCACTACGACAAAGCTGGCAATGAGGATATTCGTGAGCGAGGGGTGACGACCGGAACACAACATGAG TTTACGATCAATCATCCATCTGAATATATCACATCAGTGGAAGGAAGCTACGCTGTCACACAACCTTACAACTGTATCGTCCTTACGTCATTGACTTTCAAAACATCAAAAGGGAGAACCTCTTCAACGATTGGACCAGTTACTGGTACCAAGTTTGTGCTGGAGAGCAAAGGTACTGCTATTGTTGGATTCCATGGACGGGTGGGTTCTTGTGTTGATAGCATTGGTGCATACTACTctcagtttttttcttctcaagaAACAG CGTTGAAGGTGGAACCTAAAGGTGGAAAGGGAGGAGTTCAATGGAATGATGGATCAGATTACGAGGGTGTAACTAAGATACATGTACGAGGTGGTCTTGAAGGCATTCAGTTCATCAAGTTTGAGTATGTCAAGTGTGGACAAACTGTTCCTGGGCCAGTCCATGGTGTATCTGGTCGTGGGATGACACAAACG TTTGACATTAACCATTTGGAAAATGAATATTTGATATCTGTTGAGGGCTACTACGACGAATCAACAGGTGTGATTCAGTCGATTAGATTCATCACTAACAAGAAGACTTCTGATCTCATGGGGTTCAACGAGGGTACTAAGTTTTCACTAGCAGCCAACGGGAAGAAAATCATTGGGTTTCATGGCTTTTCTGACAAGAATCTCAACTCTCTTGGAGCATATTTCATCAGGATTCCATCAACCAAATCAGCAATGGAAGGTGGTCAAACTACAGGCAGAAGTTATGACGATGGCGGTGACTTTGATGGTGTAAGAAAAGTATATGTTACATTCGATGGCACTGCAATTAGGCATATCAAGTTCGACTATGACAAAGCTGGCCAAGTGGAGACGCGTCAGCGAGGGGTTAAGGAAGGAACAGAATATGAG TTTGCGGTTGATCATCCACGTGAATATATCACATCTGTGGAGGGAAACTACGCTGTTACTCAACCCTATGGATGTATTGTCCTTAGGTCTTTAACTTTCAAAACATCAAAAGGGAGAACCTCTCCCACCATCGGAACGGTGACTGGTACCAAGTTCGTGCATGAGAGCAAAGGAAGTGTTATTGTTGGGTTCCATGGACGAGTAGGCTCTTGTGTTGACAGTATTGGGGTGTATTACTCTCCTTtctctcctccttctcctccttcggAGAAACTCCAAGGACACGGTGGTGATGGAGGAGATTCTTGGGACGATGGCGTTTTCAAAAATGTGAAGAAGATATACGTAGGACAAGGAGATGTTGGTATTACCTGTCTCAAGTTCGAGTACGAGAATGAAACTAGTGAGGTGGTTGTGGGAAAAGTACATGGAAAGAAAACGTTGCTTGGTTACGAGCAG TTTGAGCTGGATTATCTGAGTGAGTACATTACATCTATAGAAGGTTGCTACGATAAGGTACTTGGAGGGGAAAGTGGAGTTATAACAATGCTTAGGTTCAAGACCAACAAACGCATCTCTCCACCATTCGGACTCGAATCAGCTTCCAGCTTCACCATCCAGAAGGAAGGTTACAAGATCGTCGGGTTCCACGGAAAATTCAGTGCCCTGATTAGTCAGATTGGGGTCCATGTCGTTCCCATCACCGAGTGA